From a region of the Sulfuriferula plumbiphila genome:
- the hrpA gene encoding ATP-dependent RNA helicase HrpA has product MKQPDTAAPRFWQPAALTYPEALPVSAHHAEIAAAIRTHQAVIVCGATGSGKTTQLPKICLEAGRGISGRIACTQPRRIAARTVAARLAQELGTNLGEGVGYKVRFTDQVRNDTVIKVLTDGMLLAETSSDRDLRAYDTIIIDEAHERSLNIDFLLGYLRQLMARRPELKVIITSATIDAQRFSRHFGGAPVIEVSGRTYPVEIRYRPVEAPQRAAEGAKVRDTDAERHTQAILDATDELARLGEGDILIFLPGEREIRDLAEALRKHHPPHTEILPLFARLSVQEQQRIFQPGNARRIVLATNVAETSLTVPGIRYVIDPGLVRLLRYSPRTKVDQLQVEPVSQASANQRAGRCGRVAAGVCIRLYSELEYSARPAYTDPEILRTSLAGVILRMSALRLGEPADFPFLDAPAPRLIADGYQLLEELNAVTDQRRLTPIGRQLARLPLDPKIGRVLLAAQQSGCLAEALVICAALSVQDPRERPPAQSGAADDRHKAFADEHSDFIGILKLWQFYDEALKHKKSNRKLIDQCREHFLNPQRLREWREVHGQLASMAREMGLRINEEAAKYEAIHQALLAGFLGNIGVKMDEGGYQGARGIKFHIHPGSALAKKSPKWVMAAELTETTRLYARTVARIEPEWLESVAAHLLKRNYFDPHWQRKTAQVSAFEQVQLFGLTIVPRRSVHYGSIDPVESRRIFIRSALVAGEYDTRAPFFAHNGQLIEEIVELEHKARRQDVLVDEERLFAFFDARIPAGIVNGSGFDQWRRDAERANPRLLYLSRDDLMRHGAESVTEDWFPQLLTIDAIALPLSYRFEPGHPLDGMTVTIPLALLNTVPGWHFDWLVPGMLREKLTWYVKALPKQLRRVFVPVPDSVTALMETLAPTRALTEALADALTRRSSLKVSPADWTDAPPPHLRANFRVIDGNGRELASGRDLIALRKQLGEAAQLTFRAQDTTFEKTGFKRWEFGDVPEELRFDRAGQAVTGYPALADDKDSVALRLFDTRQAAERAHRVGLTRLFRLTLTEQFRFLEKNLPDFTRLALAYRSLGDADSLREELIRAIAERACLGDDELPRTPPQFEAQLSKARARLKAVADALSRTVGQVLDEYTQIQGKLKAPWPHVVKDIQDQLSHLVYAGFISTTPWTRLQHLPRYLKGINVRLSKLPARLEHDQRHTTALISLTTQYRARLDKQRKAAIDDPALDEFRWQLEELRISLFAQELKTPQPVSVKRLQKLWENVLH; this is encoded by the coding sequence GTGAAGCAGCCTGACACCGCCGCGCCCCGGTTCTGGCAGCCGGCCGCCCTCACCTATCCAGAGGCGCTGCCGGTATCGGCGCACCACGCTGAAATCGCTGCGGCCATCCGCACCCATCAGGCAGTGATTGTGTGCGGCGCCACCGGCTCGGGCAAGACCACGCAACTCCCTAAAATCTGTCTCGAAGCGGGGCGCGGCATCAGCGGCCGCATCGCCTGTACCCAGCCGCGCCGCATTGCCGCGCGCACGGTGGCGGCGCGGCTGGCGCAGGAACTGGGCACGAACCTGGGCGAAGGCGTCGGCTACAAGGTGCGCTTCACCGACCAGGTGCGCAATGACACCGTGATCAAGGTGCTCACCGACGGCATGCTGCTGGCGGAAACCAGCAGTGACCGCGACCTGCGCGCCTACGACACCATCATCATCGACGAGGCGCACGAACGCAGCCTGAACATCGATTTCCTGCTCGGCTACCTGCGCCAGCTGATGGCACGGCGGCCGGAACTGAAAGTCATCATTACCTCGGCCACGATTGATGCGCAGCGCTTTTCCAGGCATTTTGGCGGCGCGCCGGTGATCGAGGTATCCGGGCGCACCTACCCGGTGGAAATCCGCTACCGTCCGGTCGAAGCACCGCAACGCGCGGCAGAGGGTGCCAAGGTACGCGACACCGACGCGGAGCGCCACACCCAGGCCATCCTCGACGCCACCGACGAACTGGCGCGGCTGGGCGAAGGCGACATCCTCATCTTCCTGCCCGGCGAGCGCGAGATCCGCGACCTCGCCGAGGCGCTGCGCAAGCATCATCCGCCGCACACCGAAATCCTGCCGCTGTTCGCCCGCCTGTCGGTGCAGGAGCAGCAGCGCATTTTCCAGCCCGGCAACGCACGCCGCATCGTGTTGGCCACCAACGTGGCGGAAACCTCGCTCACCGTGCCCGGCATCCGCTATGTGATCGACCCCGGCCTGGTTCGTCTGCTGCGCTATTCGCCGCGCACCAAGGTGGATCAGCTGCAGGTCGAGCCGGTGTCGCAGGCTTCCGCCAACCAGCGCGCCGGGCGCTGCGGGCGGGTCGCGGCCGGGGTGTGCATCCGGCTGTATTCGGAACTCGAGTACAGCGCGCGCCCGGCGTACACCGACCCGGAAATCCTGCGCACTTCGCTGGCCGGAGTGATCCTGCGCATGTCCGCATTGCGCCTGGGGGAACCAGCGGATTTCCCGTTTCTGGACGCACCCGCGCCGCGCCTGATTGCCGATGGCTACCAGTTACTGGAAGAGCTCAACGCCGTCACTGACCAGCGCCGACTCACGCCGATCGGCAGACAGCTGGCCAGGCTGCCGCTCGACCCCAAAATCGGCCGCGTGCTGCTCGCCGCGCAACAGTCGGGTTGCCTCGCCGAAGCGCTGGTGATCTGCGCCGCGCTGTCGGTGCAGGATCCGCGCGAGCGTCCGCCGGCACAATCCGGCGCCGCCGACGACCGCCACAAGGCGTTTGCCGATGAGCATTCCGATTTCATCGGCATCCTCAAGCTGTGGCAGTTTTACGATGAGGCGTTGAAACACAAGAAATCCAACCGCAAGCTGATTGACCAGTGCCGTGAGCACTTCCTCAATCCGCAGCGCCTGCGCGAGTGGCGCGAAGTGCACGGCCAGCTTGCCAGCATGGCCAGGGAGATGGGACTGCGCATCAACGAGGAAGCCGCCAAATACGAGGCCATCCATCAGGCGCTGCTGGCCGGTTTCCTCGGCAATATCGGCGTGAAAATGGACGAAGGCGGCTACCAGGGTGCGCGCGGCATCAAGTTCCATATCCACCCCGGTTCCGCGTTGGCGAAAAAATCGCCCAAATGGGTGATGGCGGCAGAACTCACCGAAACCACACGACTGTACGCCCGCACCGTCGCCAGGATCGAGCCCGAGTGGCTGGAATCCGTCGCCGCGCACTTGTTGAAACGCAATTATTTCGACCCGCACTGGCAGAGGAAAACCGCCCAGGTGTCGGCCTTCGAGCAGGTTCAGCTGTTCGGCCTGACCATCGTGCCCCGGCGCAGCGTGCATTACGGCAGCATCGACCCGGTGGAGAGCCGCCGCATCTTCATCCGCAGCGCGCTGGTGGCGGGAGAGTATGACACGCGCGCGCCGTTCTTCGCTCACAACGGCCAGCTCATCGAGGAAATCGTCGAGCTGGAGCACAAGGCGCGGCGCCAGGATGTGCTGGTGGACGAGGAGCGCCTGTTCGCGTTTTTCGATGCGCGCATCCCGGCCGGGATCGTCAACGGCAGCGGTTTCGACCAATGGCGGCGCGACGCGGAGCGCGCCAACCCGCGTCTGTTGTACCTTTCCCGCGACGACCTGATGCGCCACGGTGCGGAGTCGGTGACCGAGGACTGGTTTCCGCAGCTGCTCACCATCGACGCCATCGCGTTACCGCTGAGCTATCGCTTCGAGCCCGGTCATCCGCTCGACGGCATGACGGTAACCATACCATTGGCGCTGCTCAATACCGTGCCGGGCTGGCACTTCGACTGGCTGGTGCCGGGCATGTTGCGCGAAAAACTCACCTGGTATGTGAAGGCGCTGCCCAAGCAGCTGCGCCGCGTATTCGTGCCGGTGCCGGACAGCGTCACGGCGTTGATGGAAACACTGGCCCCGACCCGAGCACTGACCGAAGCGCTGGCCGATGCGTTAACCCGCCGCAGCAGTTTGAAAGTGAGCCCGGCGGACTGGACGGATGCGCCGCCCCCACATCTCCGCGCCAATTTCCGCGTGATCGACGGCAATGGCCGCGAGCTGGCATCCGGGCGCGATTTGATCGCGCTGCGCAAGCAACTGGGCGAAGCCGCGCAACTGACCTTCCGCGCGCAGGATACGACGTTTGAAAAAACCGGTTTCAAGCGCTGGGAATTCGGCGACGTCCCGGAAGAACTGCGCTTCGACCGCGCCGGGCAAGCGGTTACCGGCTACCCTGCCCTCGCCGACGACAAGGACAGCGTGGCGCTGCGGCTGTTCGATACGCGCCAGGCGGCAGAGCGCGCGCACCGTGTCGGACTGACGCGCCTGTTCCGCCTCACCCTGACCGAGCAATTCAGGTTCCTGGAAAAGAACCTGCCCGACTTTACCCGGCTGGCGCTGGCCTACCGCAGCCTGGGCGATGCCGACAGTTTGCGCGAGGAGCTCATCCGCGCCATCGCCGAACGGGCGTGCCTGGGCGATGACGAACTGCCGCGCACGCCACCGCAGTTCGAGGCGCAATTGTCCAAGGCACGGGCGCGACTCAAGGCGGTGGCGGATGCCCTCTCCCGCACGGTGGGACAGGTGCTGGACGAGTACACCCAGATTCAGGGCAAGCTCAAGGCGCCGTGGCCGCACGTCGTGAAGGACATTCAGGATCAATTGTCGCATCTGGTCTACGCGGGCTTTATCAGCACGACCCCCTGGACGCGCCTCCAGCATCTGCCGCGTTATCTCAAGGGCATCAATGTGCGCCTGTCCAAGCTGCCCGCACGGCTGGAACACGACCAGCGCCACACCACTGCACTCATTTCTCTCACCACTCAATACCGCGCGCGCCTCGACAAGCAGCGCAAGGCCGCTATCGACGACCCTGCGCTGGACGAATTCCGCTGGCAACTGGAGGAACTGCGCATTTCACTGTTCGCGCAGGAACTGAAAACCCCGCAGCCGGTATCGGTTAAGCGCCTGCAGAAACTATGGGAGAATGTATTGCACTGA
- a CDS encoding CDP-alcohol phosphatidyltransferase family protein, with amino-acid sequence MHPIARQLNIPNSLTLLRLVLVPVVVRLLTVGYYDWALWVFIAAALSDALDGFLARVLDQRTELGATLDPIADKLMLLSTLAVLVWLALLPGWLLGAIVLRDAVIIGGALAYRHRAGHLEVAPTWLGKFHTLLEFALAGLVIADAAAILPLAAWLEWLFGLVLVTALTSGAQYVWLWGRRAAAL; translated from the coding sequence ATGCACCCGATTGCCCGGCAACTGAATATTCCCAACAGCCTCACCCTGCTGCGCCTGGTACTGGTACCGGTGGTGGTACGGCTGCTGACCGTGGGCTATTACGACTGGGCGCTGTGGGTGTTCATCGCGGCTGCGCTGAGCGACGCGCTGGACGGCTTTCTTGCACGCGTCCTTGACCAGCGCACCGAGCTGGGAGCAACCCTCGACCCCATTGCCGACAAGCTCATGCTGCTGTCCACGCTGGCCGTGCTGGTGTGGCTGGCGCTGTTGCCGGGCTGGCTGCTCGGCGCCATTGTGTTGCGCGATGCGGTGATCATCGGCGGCGCGCTGGCCTATCGGCACCGTGCCGGGCATCTGGAGGTCGCGCCCACCTGGCTGGGTAAATTCCACACCTTGCTGGAATTTGCGCTCGCTGGCCTGGTCATCGCCGATGCGGCGGCAATTTTACCGCTGGCGGCGTGGCTGGAATGGCTGTTCGGCCTGGTGCTGGTCACCGCACTGACCTCTGGCGCGCAGTATGTGTGGTTGTGGGGACGCAGGGCGGCAGCGCTATGA
- a CDS encoding OmpA family protein codes for MSRTIRTLVALSCAVVAGQALAAELDTRLYLTPSVNFTVTDSDWYKKKGIDNDFGFGLGVGKAISQSWNLELNSNYAEYNIHNSAGTVKNTGLGVDALYFFNRNPGFSPYALVGVGGVQTRAPGISETNWSANAGLGAMKWINDIAVRGDVRYRYIDGVGGVNPGDWIATAGLVIPLGAKPLPPAPKEEPAPQPAPAPEPVPAPAPAPVEQPAIERPAPQTKIILEGTHFAFDKATLLPSGKAKLDKDAEMLNTYPDINVDINGYTDSIGTQKYNLGLSKRRATTVKKYLESKGVAASRMTTKWFGKKNPIASNKTAAGRAENRRVEIIILN; via the coding sequence ATGTCCCGCACCATTCGTACCCTGGTGGCGCTATCTTGCGCCGTAGTTGCAGGCCAGGCACTGGCCGCCGAACTGGATACGCGTTTGTATCTGACCCCGTCTGTCAACTTCACCGTTACCGATAGTGACTGGTACAAGAAGAAAGGAATCGACAACGATTTCGGCTTCGGTCTGGGTGTCGGTAAAGCGATCAGCCAGAGCTGGAACCTGGAACTGAACAGCAACTACGCCGAGTACAACATTCATAATTCGGCTGGCACCGTCAAGAACACCGGATTGGGTGTGGATGCGCTGTACTTCTTCAACCGTAATCCCGGCTTCTCTCCCTATGCGCTGGTTGGCGTGGGCGGCGTACAGACCCGTGCTCCGGGCATTTCCGAAACCAACTGGTCAGCTAACGCAGGCCTGGGCGCCATGAAGTGGATCAACGACATTGCCGTGCGCGGCGATGTGCGTTACCGCTATATCGATGGCGTGGGCGGGGTCAATCCGGGCGACTGGATTGCCACGGCCGGCCTGGTTATTCCTCTGGGCGCGAAACCGCTACCGCCGGCACCTAAGGAAGAGCCAGCTCCCCAGCCTGCACCGGCTCCCGAACCCGTCCCCGCTCCTGCCCCTGCGCCTGTGGAACAGCCAGCCATTGAGCGTCCCGCACCGCAGACCAAGATTATCCTGGAAGGTACGCACTTCGCTTTTGACAAAGCGACCCTGCTCCCCAGCGGCAAGGCCAAGCTGGATAAAGATGCGGAAATGTTGAACACCTATCCGGATATCAATGTGGACATTAATGGCTACACAGACAGCATCGGCACCCAGAAATACAATCTGGGCCTGTCCAAGCGTCGCGCCACAACCGTCAAAAAATATCTGGAAAGCAAGGGTGTTGCTGCCAGCCGTATGACAACCAAATGGTTTGGCAAGAAGAATCCAATCGCCAGCAATAAGACTGCCGCCGGTCGCGCCGAGAATCGCCGCGTGGAAATCATCATCCTCAACTAA
- the mog gene encoding molybdopterin adenylyltransferase — MDAIHIGLVSVSDRASSGVYEDRGIPALKEWLELALLNPCSFDARLIPDEQPLIEATLKELADQCGCALILTTGGTGPAPRDVTPEATRAVADRELPGFGEAMRAVSLKYVPTAILSRQVGVTRGGSLILNLPGQPKAIKETLDGVFAAVPYCVDLIGGPYMETREDIVKAFRPKSGQKTTPG, encoded by the coding sequence ATGGACGCTATTCATATCGGCCTTGTTTCCGTCTCCGACCGTGCCTCCAGCGGCGTGTATGAGGACAGGGGCATTCCTGCCCTGAAGGAATGGCTGGAGCTTGCACTGCTGAACCCGTGCAGCTTCGATGCCCGGCTTATCCCCGACGAACAACCGCTGATCGAGGCGACATTGAAAGAATTGGCTGATCAATGTGGTTGCGCGCTCATCCTCACCACCGGCGGCACCGGCCCGGCGCCACGCGATGTGACACCGGAAGCCACGCGCGCCGTGGCGGACAGGGAGTTGCCCGGCTTTGGCGAGGCGATGCGCGCGGTGAGCCTGAAATACGTGCCCACGGCCATCCTGTCGCGCCAGGTCGGGGTGACACGTGGCGGCAGTCTGATTCTGAATTTGCCCGGTCAGCCCAAGGCGATCAAGGAAACGCTGGATGGGGTATTTGCCGCTGTGCCCTACTGTGTGGATCTCATCGGTGGGCCCTACATGGAAACCCGGGAAGACATAGTCAAAGCTTTCCGTCCGAAGAGTGGCCAAAAAACAACACCTGGATGA
- a CDS encoding phosphomannomutase/phosphoglucomutase encodes MTPFPKEIFKAYDVRGIVGKTLTPQIVEAIGHAIGSEAVARRQTAICIGRDGRLSGPELAAALARGIQKAGIDVIDLGMVATPMTYFAAYQLDTHCAVMVTGSHNPPDYNGLKMVLGGETLSGDTIQALRRRLENNDLVQGGGSYSQHNIAPAYLDRIVADIKLARPMKIIVDAGNGVPGAFGPELYRRLGCTVEEMFCDVDGTFPNHHPDPSQPKNLADLIARLKTGDAEIGLAFDGDGDRLGVVTKDGSIIFPDRQLMLFADDVLSRNPDAEIIFDVKSTRKLFDWIRARGGRPLLWKTGHSFIKAKMKETGALLAGEMSGHIFFKERWYGFDDGLYAGARLLEYLSKQADINTTLHGLPDTVNTPELNITMAEGEHYALMDRLQKSARFPDAREIITLDGLRVEYADGFGLARPSNTTPVIVLRFEADTQAGMERIQADFRRVLHQAAPALALPF; translated from the coding sequence ATGACCCCATTCCCCAAAGAAATTTTCAAGGCTTACGATGTTCGCGGCATTGTTGGTAAAACGCTCACCCCGCAGATCGTCGAAGCCATCGGCCACGCGATTGGCTCGGAAGCGGTTGCGCGTCGCCAGACCGCCATCTGTATTGGCCGCGACGGGCGCTTGTCCGGCCCGGAACTGGCAGCGGCGCTGGCGCGCGGCATTCAGAAGGCAGGCATCGACGTGATCGATCTGGGCATGGTGGCAACGCCGATGACCTATTTCGCGGCCTATCAGCTCGACACCCATTGCGCCGTGATGGTCACCGGCAGTCACAACCCACCCGACTACAACGGCCTGAAAATGGTATTGGGCGGCGAGACCCTGTCGGGCGACACGATCCAGGCACTGCGACGGCGCCTGGAGAACAACGACCTCGTCCAGGGTGGCGGCAGTTACAGCCAGCACAACATCGCCCCGGCCTATCTGGACCGCATCGTCGCTGACATCAAGCTGGCGCGCCCGATGAAAATCATCGTCGACGCCGGCAATGGCGTGCCCGGCGCGTTCGGCCCGGAGCTGTATCGCCGCCTCGGCTGCACCGTGGAGGAGATGTTCTGTGACGTGGACGGCACCTTTCCCAACCACCATCCCGACCCCTCCCAGCCGAAAAATCTGGCGGATCTGATCGCCCGGCTGAAAACCGGCGACGCGGAAATCGGTCTCGCCTTCGACGGCGACGGCGACCGCTTGGGCGTGGTCACCAAGGACGGCAGCATCATCTTCCCGGATCGTCAGTTGATGCTGTTCGCCGATGATGTATTGAGCCGTAATCCGGATGCCGAGATCATCTTCGACGTGAAATCCACGCGCAAGCTGTTCGACTGGATCCGCGCGCGGGGTGGCCGTCCGCTGCTGTGGAAAACCGGTCACAGTTTCATCAAGGCTAAAATGAAGGAAACCGGCGCGCTGCTGGCGGGGGAGATGTCCGGTCATATCTTCTTCAAGGAGCGCTGGTACGGCTTCGACGATGGCCTCTATGCCGGCGCGCGGCTGCTGGAATACCTGAGCAAACAGGCCGATATCAACACGACACTGCACGGTCTGCCGGACACCGTGAACACTCCGGAACTCAATATCACCATGGCCGAAGGCGAACATTACGCGCTGATGGACAGGCTGCAAAAGAGCGCCCGTTTCCCCGATGCCCGCGAAATCATCACCCTGGACGGCCTGCGCGTGGAATACGCCGACGGCTTCGGCCTGGCGCGACCCTCCAACACCACGCCGGTGATCGTGTTGCGCTTTGAGGCGGATACCCAGGCAGGCATGGAGCGCATCCAGGCTGATTTCCGGCGTGTGCTGCACCAGGCGGCACCCGCGCTGGCGTTGCCGTTCTGA